A genomic window from Candidatus Obscuribacterales bacterium includes:
- the rfbB gene encoding dTDP-glucose 4,6-dehydratase: protein MQLLVTGGLGFIGSNLVRHLLKNHPDYKIVNLDAVTYAGHPENLQDLSNESRYNFVKGRIEDRNLVGEIVSGKRFGKIDGIINVAAETHVDRSIEDPGIFVSSNIFGTQVLLEAALKYGSKEKPIRYLQVSTDEVYGSLGPTGKFTEETSLAANSPYSASKAGADMLCRAYFHTFGLPTLITRCSNNYGPYQHPEKLIPLFITNLMNGKQVPVYGDGKNVRDWLHVEDHCAAIDTVFHKGVPGEVYNVGGNNEWKNIDITKLIIKELGKGEEMIKYVEDRLGHDRRYAIDNTKITTQLGWAPAHTFEKGIKETIEWYKKNGSWLTAISGTAEFATCGK, encoded by the coding sequence ATGCAACTTCTAGTCACTGGTGGTTTGGGATTTATTGGCAGCAATTTGGTGCGCCACTTACTCAAGAATCATCCTGATTACAAAATCGTCAATTTAGACGCAGTCACATACGCCGGACATCCGGAAAACTTGCAAGACTTGAGCAACGAGTCGCGCTACAACTTCGTCAAAGGCAGAATCGAAGATAGAAATCTCGTTGGTGAGATTGTCTCCGGTAAGCGCTTTGGCAAGATTGATGGCATCATCAACGTCGCTGCTGAAACACACGTTGACCGCTCGATTGAAGATCCAGGCATCTTCGTTAGCAGCAACATCTTCGGCACACAAGTATTGCTCGAAGCAGCTTTGAAGTACGGCAGCAAGGAAAAGCCTATTCGCTACCTGCAAGTTTCCACCGATGAAGTTTACGGTTCGCTTGGACCAACCGGTAAATTCACTGAAGAGACATCGCTTGCAGCAAATAGTCCTTATTCGGCAAGTAAAGCCGGCGCTGACATGCTCTGCCGCGCTTACTTCCATACATTCGGATTGCCGACATTGATCACACGTTGTTCCAACAACTATGGTCCTTATCAGCACCCAGAGAAATTGATTCCGTTGTTCATCACCAATTTGATGAACGGCAAGCAAGTGCCGGTTTATGGTGACGGCAAAAACGTTCGTGACTGGTTACACGTTGAAGATCACTGCGCGGCTATCGACACCGTATTCCACAAGGGTGTACCGGGCGAAGTTTACAACGTCGGCGGCAACAATGAGTGGAAGAACATCGACATCACCAAGCTCATCATCAAAGAATTGGGCAAGGGCGAAGAGATGATCAAGTACGTCGAAGACAGACTTGGTCACGACCGTCGTTATGCAATCGACAACACTAAGATAACCACTCAGTTGGGATGGGCTCCGGCTCATACCTTCGAGAAGGGCATCAAGGAAACAATTGAGTGGTACAAGAAAAACGGCAGCTGGTTGACGGCAATTAGTGGTACCGCTGAGTTTGCCACCTGCGGCAAGTAA
- the rfbD gene encoding dTDP-4-dehydrorhamnose reductase, whose product MVRDKISAMKILVTGAGGMLGQALLPCLDSRGHLVKGVDKQEIDVTNFDQCMEIMDHARPDLVIHSAAYTNVDQAESEPDLAYLINGYGAENVAIACEKFDVPMMYISTDYVFDGEQNRPYTTWDRTRPLSIYGKSKLAGEKAVQRILKHFYILRTSWLYGPHGRNFVDTILRLADEHKPLRVVADQYGSPTCTLTLSETIADLIETERWGVYHATDGGVTSWYEFAKAIVANRPDVRVEAIETKDMPRPATRPKYSVLDKTTLVHTIGRELVPWQEALAGYLQLRGQKTEALR is encoded by the coding sequence ATGGTCCGTGATAAGATTTCTGCCATGAAGATATTGGTCACTGGAGCTGGTGGCATGTTGGGGCAAGCGCTTTTGCCCTGCCTCGACTCGAGGGGACATCTCGTAAAGGGTGTCGACAAGCAAGAAATTGATGTCACCAACTTCGACCAGTGCATGGAAATCATGGACCATGCCAGACCTGACCTTGTCATTCACTCTGCTGCGTATACCAATGTCGATCAAGCCGAATCCGAGCCGGATTTGGCTTATTTGATTAATGGCTATGGTGCAGAAAATGTTGCTATCGCTTGTGAGAAGTTTGATGTGCCGATGATGTACATCAGCACGGATTATGTGTTTGACGGTGAGCAAAACCGCCCTTACACGACCTGGGATCGCACAAGACCATTGTCTATCTACGGCAAGAGCAAACTTGCCGGTGAGAAAGCAGTACAGCGTATTCTCAAGCATTTCTACATTCTGCGCACGAGCTGGTTGTATGGACCGCATGGACGCAACTTTGTGGACACCATTTTGAGACTTGCTGATGAGCACAAGCCATTGCGTGTGGTAGCTGATCAATACGGTTCACCGACATGCACATTGACTCTATCAGAGACCATTGCTGATTTGATTGAAACAGAACGCTGGGGTGTTTATCACGCAACTGATGGTGGCGTAACCAGCTGGTATGAATTTGCAAAAGCTATTGTTGCTAACCGCCCAGATGTTCGGGTAGAAGCAATCGAAACAAAGGACATGCCTCGTCCTGCTACTCGTCCGAAGTACTCGGTGCTCGATAAGACGACACTGGTACACACAATTGGCAGGGAGTTGGTTCCCTGGCAAGAAGCGCTTGCGGGCTATCTGCAATTGCGCGGGCAAAAAACAGAGGCATTAAGGTAG